The Salvia miltiorrhiza cultivar Shanhuang (shh) chromosome 1, IMPLAD_Smil_shh, whole genome shotgun sequence genome has a window encoding:
- the LOC130996318 gene encoding polygalacturonase-like, giving the protein MPKSEACTLLLALLTIQLFPSLAYNVVSFGARGDGRTDSTAAFLRTWKAACSSATPASVSVPRGKYLLKSIWFTGPCRSRINFEMSGTIVAPDNYNIIGNSEFWILFYKVSRLTVVGGTVDAKGHAFWSCRLRNGRCPAGARSITFQWCSNVVVRGLSSLNSQTIHIAINHSNNIKIQNVKITAPSGSPNTDGIHIQSSRGVTVTGSTIRTGDDCISIGPGSMNLWIEQIGCGPGHGISIGSLGNFAIEEGVQNVTVTNSVFTKTQNGVRVKSWARPHGSYARNLVFRNLIMRNVGNPIIIDQKYCPDNSCPHESSGVRVSQVVYKNIKGTSSTQAAMTFRCSSSKPCYGIKLQDIKLTYVNTLRRPTLAYCEHAGGSTSGSVFPTSCL; this is encoded by the exons ATGCCTAAGTCGGAAGCATGTACACTGTTACTTGCCCTCCTCACCATACAACTCTTCCCTTCCCTAGCCTACAACGTGGTCTCCTTCGGCGCTAGAGGCGACGGCCGAACCGACTCGACCGCGGCCTTCCTCCGCACGTGGAAGGCCGCGTGCAGCTCCGCCACGCCGGCTTCCGTGTCGGTGCCGAGGGGCAAGTACTTGCTCAAATCTATCTGGTTCACTGGGCCTTGCAGAAGCAGAATCAACTTCGAAATGAGCGGGACCATTGTCGCTCCGGACAACTACAACATCATCGGAAACTCCGAGTTTTGGATCTTGTTTTACAAAGTCAGCCGACTCACGGTCGTCGGAGGCACAGTTGATGCTAAAGGCCACGCTTTCTGGTCGTGCCGGCTGCGCAACGGCCGCTGCCCTGCCGGCGCAAGA TCGATAACGTTCCAGTGGTGCAGCAATGTGGTGGTGCGTGGTCTGAGTTCGCTGAACAGCCAGACGATCCACATTGCAATCAACCACAGCAACAACATCAAGATACAAAATGTGAAGATCACGGCGCCGAGCGGCAGCCCCAACACCGACGGCATCCACATCCAATCCTCGAGGGGCGTCACCGTCACCGGCAGCACCATTAGGACGGGCGACGATTGCATCTCCATTGGCCCCGGATCCATGAACTTGTGGATCGAGCAAATCGGATGCGGCCCTGGACATGGAATCAG TATTGGAAGTCTAGGAAACTTTGCGATCGAAGAAGGAGTGCAGAATGTGACGGTGACGAATTCTGTGTTCACCAAGACACAGAACGGCGTGAGGGTGAAGTCGTGGGCGAGGCCTCACGGCAGCTACGCCAGGAATCTCGTCTTCAGGAATCTCATAATGAGGAATGTGGGCAATCCCATCATCATTGATCAAAAATACTGCCCAGACAACAGCTGCCCCCATGAG AGTTCTGGGGTGAGAGTGAGCCAGGTTGTGTACAAGAACATAAAGGGGACATCGTCAACGCAGGCGGCGATGACGTTCCGATGCAGCTCGAGCAAGCCGTGCTATGGCATCAAATTGCAAGACATCAAGCTCACATACGTCAACACTTTGAGGAGGCCGACGCTTGCTTACTGTGAGCATGCGGGTGGATCCACTAGTGGATCGGTTTTCCCCACAAGTTGCTTGTAG
- the LOC131010378 gene encoding uncharacterized protein LOC131010378, which yields MSQATTGSNGAARSGKTNKTDQKRRSWSIHEEQVLLASLKELVANGWKSDNGFRGGYLNKLEDAMRKEYPNTDLKGMPHINSKVTTWKKTYYSLWNILKVSGVGFNVNGKHMIDCDDEQWQNFVAADKNVTNFRYKSWPYLEDWKVIFGKDRATGEEAEDLMEAAHEMYRKLSGSPLNDGGDYHVSLDDIFENDMTGDNVSQTLPQEETIPIERETPTTSKKRRRSGGFEEKFFEALHEVGRGAESRLDTISCRMGYDFDVSKARKEVNAKLSGIPGLSQHDKFVVCNMLAEKTEYLDIFSSLSEDEKGAYVMFLLGTKNDN from the exons ATGAGTCAAGCAACAACAG GCAGCAACGGCGCAGCCCGTTCCGGCAAGACCAACAAGACGGACCAAAAGCGTCGTTCTTGGTCCATTCACGAAGAACAAGTGTTGCTCGCATCCTTGAAAGAACTTGTTGCAAACGGTTGGAAATCCGACAACGGATTTCGGGGCGGGTATTTGAACAAGCTTGAGGATGCCATGAGGAAGGAGTACCCCAACACTGACTTGAAGGGAATGCCCCACATCAACTCCAAGGTGACAACATGGAAGAAAACATACTATTCACTTTGGAACATTCTCAAAGTTAGCGGGGTTGGCTTCAATGTCAACGGGAAGCATATGATTGACTGCGATGACGAGCAGTGGCAAAACTTTGTGGCT GCCGATAAGAATGTTACCAATTTTCGTTACAAGAGTTGGCCGTATCTCGAGGATTGGAAGGTTATCTTCGGCAAGGATAGAGCAACGGGCGAAGAGGCGGAGGACCTAATGGAGGCGGCGCATGAGATGTACCGGAAGTTGAGTGGCAGCCCGCTCAATGATGGTGGTGATTACCATGTCTCCCTCGACGACATATTTGAAAATGACATGACGGGGGACAATGTAAGCCAAACCCTCCCTCAAGAAGAAACCATACCGATTGAACGGGAGACTCCAACAACAAGCAAGAAAAGGCGCCGTAGTGGAGGTTTCGAAGAGAAGTTTTTCGAGGCATTGCACGAGGTTGGGCGGGGCGCGGAATCACGACTAGATACTATTTCATGTCGAATGGGGTACGACTTTGATGTATCCAAGGCGCGCAAAGAAGTGAATGCCAAGTTGAGTGGAATACCCGGTCTCTCACAACACGACAAGTTTGTTGTATGCAATATGCTTGCGGAGAAAACGGAGTACCTCGACATCTTTTCAAGCCTCTCCGAGGATGAGAAGGGAGCATATGTCATGTTCCTTCTTGGTACGAAGAATGACAATTGA
- the LOC130996497 gene encoding uncharacterized protein LOC130996497 isoform X2, with amino-acid sequence MPGREDIRLRDMQFVLIQESLRVHVIQVALLFAYYYKTRLGKRRRESGSLKWEIIRKMPDQARHLTRLYGISDVDCISNLRMDRRTFARLCVILRDRGGLVDGRFVTVDEQVAMFLSVLAHHKKNRVVRFDFWRSGQTISHYVHTVLGAIIRLHDMFLSKPVAVPADCNDSRWRWFKGCLGALDGTYVSVMVGNEDKPRYRTRKGQISTNVLGVCDRYLNFSYVLAGWEGSAADSRILRDAISRPHGLKVPKGWTTLLNVVVAKER; translated from the exons ATGCCTGGAAGGGAAGATATTCGGTTGCGTGATATGCAATTTGTTTTGATCCAAGAAAGTTTGCGTGTACATGTCATACAAGTGGCATTGTTATTCGCATATTATTATAAGACTAGGTTAGGCAAGAGACGGCGTGAGTCAGGATCCCTAAAATGGGAGATAATCCGCAAAATGCCTGACCAAGCCAGACACTTAACCCGTTTATATGGTATTAGCGATGTTGACTGTATATCCAATCTTCGAATGGATCGTAGGACGTTTGCACGCCTTTGTGTTATTTTACGGGACCGGGGGGGTTTGGTTGACGGTCGATTCGTTACTGTGGATGAACAAGTAGCAATGTTTCTTTCAGTTTTAGCCCACCATAAAAAAAACCGTGTTGTTAGGTTCGATTTTTGGCGATCAGGCCAAACAATTTCGCACTACGTGCACACCGTTTTAGGGGCTATTATAAGGTTACATGACATGTTTTTGTCCAAGCCAGTGGCTGTTCCCGCGGATTGCAATGATTCACGGTGGCGTTGGTTTAAG GGCTGTTTAGGTGCATTAGACGGCACGTACGTGAGTGTCATGGTAGGAAACGAGGACAAACCCCGTTATAGAACAAGGAAGGGACAAATATCAACGAATGTATTAGGTGTTTGTGATCGGTATCTTAATTTCAGTTATGTTTTGGCCGGTTGGGAAGGTTCTGCTGCGGACTCTAGGATCTTGCGGGATGCAATTAGTAGACCTCATGGCCTTAAGGTCCCAAAGG GATGGACGACGCTCCTCAATGTAGTTGTGGCAAAGGAACGATGA
- the LOC130996497 gene encoding uncharacterized protein LOC130996497 isoform X1, which produces MPGREDIRLRDMQFVLIQESLRVHVIQVALLFAYYYKTRLGKRRRESGSLKWEIIRKMPDQARHLTRLYGISDVDCISNLRMDRRTFARLCVILRDRGGLVDGRFVTVDEQVAMFLSVLAHHKKNRVVRFDFWRSGQTISHYVHTVLGAIIRLHDMFLSKPVAVPADCNDSRWRWFKGCLGALDGTYVSVMVGNEDKPRYRTRKGQISTNVLGVCDRYLNFSYVLAGWEGSAADSRILRDAISRPHGLKVPKGKYYLCDNGYANSEGFLTPFKGVRYHLKEWGPNNARPQNKEELFNLRHSKARNAIERAFGILKMRWGILRSPSFYPIRVQNRLIMACFLLNNFIRMEMPIDPVEEQLDAMPQGNGEILEEAPDEFVEQVESSPQWNAARNALADAMWLQYVNNHV; this is translated from the exons ATGCCTGGAAGGGAAGATATTCGGTTGCGTGATATGCAATTTGTTTTGATCCAAGAAAGTTTGCGTGTACATGTCATACAAGTGGCATTGTTATTCGCATATTATTATAAGACTAGGTTAGGCAAGAGACGGCGTGAGTCAGGATCCCTAAAATGGGAGATAATCCGCAAAATGCCTGACCAAGCCAGACACTTAACCCGTTTATATGGTATTAGCGATGTTGACTGTATATCCAATCTTCGAATGGATCGTAGGACGTTTGCACGCCTTTGTGTTATTTTACGGGACCGGGGGGGTTTGGTTGACGGTCGATTCGTTACTGTGGATGAACAAGTAGCAATGTTTCTTTCAGTTTTAGCCCACCATAAAAAAAACCGTGTTGTTAGGTTCGATTTTTGGCGATCAGGCCAAACAATTTCGCACTACGTGCACACCGTTTTAGGGGCTATTATAAGGTTACATGACATGTTTTTGTCCAAGCCAGTGGCTGTTCCCGCGGATTGCAATGATTCACGGTGGCGTTGGTTTAAG GGCTGTTTAGGTGCATTAGACGGCACGTACGTGAGTGTCATGGTAGGAAACGAGGACAAACCCCGTTATAGAACAAGGAAGGGACAAATATCAACGAATGTATTAGGTGTTTGTGATCGGTATCTTAATTTCAGTTATGTTTTGGCCGGTTGGGAAGGTTCTGCTGCGGACTCTAGGATCTTGCGGGATGCAATTAGTAGACCTCATGGCCTTAAGGTCCCAAAGG GGAAGTACTATTTGTGTGATAATGGATACGCGAATAGCGAAGGTTTCCTAACGCCCTTCAAAGGCGTTAGGTACCATTTAAAAGAATGGGGACCGAACAATGCACGACCTCAAAATAAAGAAGAACTTTTTAACTTGAGACATAGTAAAGCAAGGAATGCCATAGAGAGAGCTTTTGGGATATTGAAGATGAGATGGGGTATCCTTAGATCACCTTCTTTTTATCCGATTCGAGTGCAAAATCGACTTATAATGGCATGCTTTCTACTCAACAATTTCATTCGGATGGAAATGCCTATAGACCCCGTTGAAGAACAATTAGATGCTATGCCCCAAGGGAATGGTGAAATACTAGAAGAGGCACCCGATGAATTCGTTGAACAAGTCGAAAGTTCCCCACAATGGAACGCGGCGAGGAATGCCTTAGCCGATGCAATGTGGTTGCAATACGTGAATAACCATGTATAA
- the LOC130996334 gene encoding polygalacturonase-like — MQMASPILLIQLVLLHQSWASPTSYNVVDLGAKGDGKTDSTSAMSKAWNQACASTKPSTIYIPQGTFLLRTLHFRGPCNNPDIAITIAGTLLAPSAYIAAANWLLFEGVDGVSIRGGTLDAQGGSLWACKKSGRNCPRGATTLGITKSKNIEISGLTSLNSQMFHIVINGCQNVKLQGAKVRAPENSPNTDGIHVQLSTAVTILNSVIRTGDDCISIGPGTANLWIQNVACGPGHGISIGSLGKGLEEAGVQNVTVRSVKFENTQNGVRIKTWGRPSKGFVRNVLFGHVLMNNVQNPIIIDQNYCPNNQNCPGQVSGVKISDVIYQDIRGTSATEVAVKFDCSKANPCRRIKLKNVNLSYRDQRARALCSNAAGTAAGRIEPSSCLY; from the exons ATGCAAATGGCAAGCCCCATTCTATTAATTCAGTTGGTGCTTCTCCACCAATCATGGGCTTCCCCGACCTCGTACAATGTAGTGGATTTAGGAGCAAAGGGTGATGGCAAAACCGACTCCACATCCGCCATGTCCAAAGCATGGAACCAAGCTTGTGCCTCTACAAAACCCTCCACCATCTACATTCCACAAGGCACATTCTTGCTCAGGACTCTACACTTTAGGGGTCCATGCAACAACCCAGACATCGCCATCACCATCGCCGGCACCCTCCTCGCCCCGTCCGCCTACATTGCCGCCGCCAACTGGCTGCTCTTCGAGGGCGTCGACGGCGTTTCCATCCGCGGCGGCACCCTCGACGCCCAGGGAGGCAGCTTGTGGGCCTGCAAGAAATCCGGCAGAAACTGCCCTCGTGGTGCTACG ACATTAGGCATTACCAAATCCAAGAACATCGAAATAagtggattgacatccctaaataGCCAAATGTTCCACATTGTGATAAACGGATGCCAAAATGTGAAATTACAAGGAGCCAAAGTAAGGGCGCCGGAAAATAGCCCCAACACCGACGGAATCCACGTTCAGCTCTCGACGGCCGTCACCATTCTCAATTCGGTAATCCGCACCGGAGATGACTGCATCTCCATCGGGCCGGGCACCGCCAATTTGTGGATCCAAAATGTCGCCTGCGGCCCCGGCCACGGCATCAG TATCGGAAGCTTGGGCAAGGGACTAGAAGAAGCCGGTGTACAAAATGTGACGGTTAGAAGTGTAAAGTTTGAGAACACACAAAATGGTGTGAGAATAAAGACGTGGGGAAGACCAAGCAAAGGGTTTGTGAGAAATGTTTTGTTTGGACATGTCCTCATGAACAATGTCCAAAATCCCATTATCATTGACCAAAATTACTGCCCAAATAACCAAAATTGCCCCGGACAG GTATCCGGGGTGAAAATTAGTGATGTCATTTACCAAGACATTCGAGGCACATCAGCAACTGAAGTTGCGGTGAAATTTGATTGTAGTAAGGCTAATCCGTGCCGgagaatcaagctcaaaaacGTCAATTTGAGTTACAGAGACCAACGGGCTCGAGCGTTGTGCTCCAACGCTGCCGGCACGGCCGCCGGTCGGATCGAACCGTCCAGCTGTTTGTACTGA